GGCCATGAAGATACGCAAGTATGAAGCTTCACCTTCAACAATGTGTGACTTCACGTCTCGGCTCCTCGCCATAAAAAACTATTAATTATGTATGAAAGTGTCAAGATCTTTCTGAAATATTgcataattcatgtttttttctattcCTGTGCACAGGGCCTGTGCCATCGCTGCCCTGAAAGATGTGTGTGACTACTTCACCAGAGAGCAGGGGCAGGTGGTGGTGAGGGGAATCTTTAACGCTGTAATGCTTAAAGCGGCTATAATCAAAAACATGTTCCAATGGAATATCAAGAGCTTGAAGTATATTAAccgtgacatgaaatgttcacgTTGTCTCGTGTCTGGTCACATTTGGACCTAACAAGCAGCTATACATCCTTTTTATTAATGAGTCAAAATAATCTCACTGATCTGGTTTGTCTCTTCAAGGTCTTCGATGCCACCAACACAACTCTGGAGCGCAGGGAGGTCATCCTCGGCTTCGCGAAGGAAAACGGTTAcaaggtttgttgttgttttttgttctgttaCAAATGAAAACCggaaaaatggaaaaactccAATTTCACTCTTTTTCCTTTCCACCTGACCAGGTTTTCTTTGTGGAGTCGATATGTGATGATCCAGAAATCATCGCTCAGAACATTAAAGTGagttttaaaaagattaaaggtTGTTCATATAACTACTCTTAGTCTTGACTTACTAAGCTCCCTTTAGGTAAACTCAGGTTTGGTTACaaattcatttagatttttgaaaAGCAACGGGCGTCCTGTAAGCAGCACCTGTACGAACAGATTCATCCTTAAGTGGCACGTTGGAGGGGCTCAAGAAAAGTTTAGACCATGAATACAAAAATGTTCTTGCACGAGGCCTCAGATGGGGATGTGTAGTTTTATGTGTCgaggatatttatcgctcacaacattgtggtatgaaacagagaggaatcaataaaacacagatatagttgataaattattatttcgttgcacaacaaacaacaataatgGGAACCCTACTTTCTTCCAAGCACAACCATGTAGAGTCCCAACTGACAAAGAGAATCTAAACCTTGTATACATATCTGAGTCCTAAATGAACATACGAACCTTGTCATACATTAAGACACATGACATTGCCCCAGACTCATGGCGCAAAGGTTATCTATTCTAGATGTGACGGTCACTTCCTCATGACCATTGAGGGATCCCCTTAACTTCCTTAGGGCATGGATCTCGTGTCAAAACATATGCACATGTGGTATGGATCATACAAAGGGCCCCTTATTGTAAACTTAATGagtaagacattgttcattatcGTAACAATGTCTCGCTCAATCTCTCTCTTAACAGCAAGTGAAGCTCAGCAGTCCTGACTACAAAGACTGTGACAAAGAGGAGGCTGTGGCCGACTTCCTGAAGAGGATCGAATGCTACAAGTTGAACTACATCCCACTGGATGACAACAAGGACAGGTGACTGCGTCTTACACTCTGAGAACACCGGACAGGCCTGCAGTGAAGTGCGCTTAGCCTCTTCCTTCTTCATCTACCGGCTCCCTGTGGCTGCTCATTACTTTACGCAATATTTTAAACTGATCTgctgtcaaaaacaaatgtttccttCCTCTTGTTGCTCTGTCCctttgctgctgtaacactgcaCTTGTCCCCTTAATGAAGGAATATCTTGTCTTTACGCAGGAGCTTATCTTACATCAAGATCTTCAACGTGGGCAGCAGGTACCTGGTGAACCGGGTCCAGGACCACATTCAGAGCAGGATCGTCTACTACCTCATGAACATCCACGTCACCCCGAGATCCATCTACCTGTCTCGCCACGGAGAGAGCGAACTCAACCTCGTGGGTCGCATCGGGGGAGACTCTGGGCTGTCGCCTCGCGGGGCAAAGGTTAGGagcattttgtttgtattacataatattatatatatacatacatcctGTCTTTATACTCAtacctctcctctgtgtctgtcagtTTGCCTCTGCTCTGGGGGCGTACATGCGTGGGCAGAGTATCAGTGACCTGAAGGTTTGGACGAGCCACATGAAGAGGACCATCCAGACGGCCGAGGCTCTGGGAGTCCCGTATGAACAGTGGAAGGCCCTCAATGAGATAGACGCTGTGAGTGTGGAGAATAGAGTGATGCTGGAATGGTGTTTTTATTCGTAGTCCGACCCCTGAGGTTGGCGTCGCACTGGTTCCCTCAACAAAAAAGCCAGTGGCATGTTTCCTTTGTCAGTCAAAGTCAGAGGTCGGAATTACCCAGATACATTTTCCAGCCTCCGAGCGTTCCAGGTGCACGGCGGCAAACGTAAACAAAACACATGGCTGACCACGAGGGTTCAGTCAGTCAAAGTCTGTAAATGTTGTATATTTCCTTACTGCCTACCTAATAACACGACAATATCACATCAATGTACATGCAGAGCAGGTTTCACTTTATGATAATATGgattattataattcattataattGAGTTGTTTGAATGCAGATTGACACGTAATAAAACACATGACTAATTCATATTTCTCTCTACAACAAGTGCTCTACTGTTCATAGTTTATGTAATTCCACAAATATTTATAAACTGTGTCCTGCTTGTTGACGTATGACggagtgagaaagagagttgtgtgtttatctgtgttttgTGCCTCAGGGGGTTTGTGAGGACATGACATACGAGGAGATTCAAGAGAATTACCCAGAGGAGTTTGCACTGAGGGACCAAGACAAGTATCGCTACCGCTACCCTAAAGGCGaggtgaggaagaagaagacaagaaaCGTTTTGTTAGGTTTTTAAACTCATATTCGACCTGCAggaacaaactgtgaaagagtttTTATAATCAAAGCTCTCTCGTCTGACTTTGAGGTCGTGGTGAGAACTTGTTGTTATGATCATGACTGCGCTGCACAAACTAATGAAGCCCTCAGGTAATTATATGGACCAGTTAATAAACACAACAGGCTTCATCATCTCGGGAGACTTGCTTCAAACAAACCTGAAAACAAACTTTGTCCTACAAGATGAGTCGAAACATGTGACCACAGAATCTACAGgttcatttagttttaatgaGCCACTTTGTACAGAAGTGAGTTGTTTAAAAGTAAACAAAGAGGGTGTAGTTACTGCACCTGCTAGCTTGACATCAAcctgttagcattgtcattgtgagcatgttagcatgctaccgttagcatttagctcaacgCACACTAAGTACAGCTTAATCGTGTAGAAATATCTTCTTGTTGGGCTGTAACTAATGATTATTAGTCTATGAAACGTCCGACTaatagtccaaaacccaaagatattccatTTACAATGATGTAAAAGAGTTTGAAAATTCAGAACCagcaaatgcatttttattgattattgacTTAAATGATAACTAATTAATAAAGGTTACATAGCAGCAACTAAACCAAACATCGCACGTGCAAACATTAACTGATAAACAGCCAACAGAGTGGTCACAAAGCCTTTAACTCTGTTAACAACATGAagacctcaaacacacacatctcagaACATAAATTataagcaaacacacacgtcTCACTTTACATGTTgacaagcaaaacacacaatcagtaaaaaccttcagaattcAAAATTCTTTCCTGTTTTTGCCGTTTACTTGTGTGGCTAGTTTAACATgttctgtgtttacatgtgtgcaCCAGTCGTACGAGGACCTCGTGCAGCGTCTGGAGCCGGTCATCATGGAGCTGGAGAGGCAGGAGAACGTTTTAGTCATCTGTCACCAGGCTGTTATGAGATGTCTGCTCGCCTTCTTCCTGGACAAGACTGCTCGTGAGAGAAACTTCATTCATTTACAATAACGCTGCTCAGGTCTCGGACTCCTTGAGGTTTACTAGAGTTCTAGTTTCTGCAGCATCTGTGAAGAAACAAAGGATTTTATaagaattacatttctttaatggAACAATGAGCAGTAGCATGCATGCATCCAGGGGTtcttgcattcacacacacacacacacacacacacacacacacacacacacacacacacacacacacacacacacacacacacacacacacacacacacacacacacacacacacacacaggtacttGACCTCCATGACAAATTTCAGCCTCTTAGGGTAAAACTGTGGATGCCAAAGGGTGGAGACTCATACAGAATAATCTCTCTCAATCACCACTGATGACTCACTACAAGTGTGTGgcggtgtctgtatctgcagagactcTGGACTCTGGCTGGATTTACTTATTGTTGTGTTCGGGACGTTTATGGACGTCAACCTCTATAAAAACATTGCGATGCGGCACGAGATCAAAAGCACTcatccaagaggaagctacAGAAATGGTGGACTCAGTGCCTAAAGAAAATGCAAAGCGCAGCGTCTGTTTGATAAAAACTACAAGGACCAGCTGTTTTTTATGaagttatatatttgtgtttttaaggatTTACATCTTCGGTAAAAATCAATGGGCTTGAAGTCACACAGTATTCAGAGACAGACTTACACGttgttggttttagtcttttcatggaacaaatacattaatatcatataaataaacaaatacaactgtgtgtgtgtgtgtgtgtgtgtgtgtgtgtgtgtgtgtgtgtgtgtgtgtgtgtgtgtgtgtgtgtgtgtgtgtgtgtgtgtgtgtgtgtgtgtgtgtgtgtgtgtgtgtgtgtgtgtgtgtgtgtgtgtgtgtgtgtgtgtgtgtgtgtgtgtcaggtgagCTGCCCTACCTGAAGTGTCCTCTCCACACGGTCCTGAAACTCACCCCCGTCGCCTAcggtcagtctctctgtcacacatcCACAGCTCCTCTTTTTGTGTCCTGTTGAGTTTTCACTTCTCTTAATCTCTCCTTATCACCACGACTCTCTctcatgaccccccccccccctctctttgatgcgttttgtctttgtctctcaggTTGTAAAGTGGAGTTGGTGTTCCTCAACGTTGaagctgtcaacacacacagagacaaaccaGAGGTATTGTTATTCTTGTTTACAGACATGCAGAGGACGACAGGTTGTTTTCTGAGTGTTGACTAATGGAGGCATCACATTGTGTCATCCTGTGATGATCCAACATATTGTTGGGAGTGGTGCACTACATGTAATTCAACTATTAGTTAATCACATTTTGCATTAGCTTGTTGGTAGTTTTTACATAGTGAgtcaagtagttttgttttgtcatttctttgtgtACTTAACTTCTGAAACTACAAAGAAGTGTGGCGcatttaataacttctgaacaTTATCAAATATTgtagtttgaactactttttctctgctttatctAACAACACCTCCCTCAGGTAGCTTTGATGTAGTAATCAGTAGCTTGCAAAGCTTTCAAAGTAGCTTCCCCAACACTGTTAAGACAGAAGTTCTCATTGCACAGGAGTAACAactacacagtaaatatataaatatcaacaCTAGAAAGATCTTTAGAATATATATCAAACACTCCTCGTCTGCTTGTCTGGTTCTCAGAACGTGGACGTGGACAGAGAGCCGGCGGAGGCGTTAGAGACGGTCCCCGACCACATCTAGAGGACGCAACAGGAAGCTGGTTTCATTTCCATCCACCCTCATGGAAAGtggccttttttaaatgtttaataagttaTCAAAGTGTTGATTGTTGTGGTCATTGTTGTGAAATGGAAAATCATTGTGATATATGAATATGAGACGTTTCTCCTATGGTAGCCTATTTCCATTGTAAATGCACTTTATAATGCAGGGCTCAGGCCAATGTCTGTCATGTGAAGAAGAGGCTTCCTTTACTGTGAACTCTGCTGAACCCTGGACACACGAGCAGTATCACTGTTCGGATATTCTTGAACAAGCATGTGTttgtctcctttcttctcttcatccCATCCTTGTCTTCTTCCCTTCTTGTACTATTGCATCAACCAGCGTTAAGTCATCCAGTCGGGTCTTAACTTGAGCTGTATGTTGATCTGAGCCACTTTGCATCATGTTATCTTGTCTCCACAGTCACAGAGGTGCATCATATGAGAATCCAAACgcagcagtttgttttgtttaactaGCAGTCACAGCGGTGCAAAGTTTGCACAGTTGATTGGGTAACAATGCAGAATGAGACTTTAGGGAAGAGTTCAACATTTTGAGGAATACACTTCTTGCCAAGCGTCGTATGAGGATCAATACCACTGTCATGTCTGcacgctaaatatgaagctacagcgaGCAGATGGttcgcttagcttagcacaaagactggaaacaggaggaaacgGCTAGCATGGTTCTGTGCAACGGTAAAACAACTCTTCCTGTACCACTAAAGTTCAATAATTAGCACGTTATGTCTGCTTAGTTTACTTCCTGAAATTAGGCAACTCCATGGTGACGAGAAGACTCAAACAAAGTGTTGAATTGTAGTTTAcgttcagtgtttctcaccaaaacaCATGCTGTTCTTTACAAATCAAACTTGTTTATATAACAAATCACACGTTTGCCTCAAAGggttttacaatctgtacagtagacgacaccctctgtctgacCCGACCGAGGAGGGATCCCCCTCCCTAGACGGActgacgtgcaatagatgtcgtgtgtacagaataaccAACGTGATAAAATACAGAGTAGACAATCAGGAAGTCAAGCAGCTTCCAGGTGTCACCAAACATCTACGTAGAGCCACACGATCTctgctacacaaacacagaaagaagaatTAAACAAACATGTGGAAAGAGGCCATTCTTTTAGTTATATCTGTCCGTCGTTTACGTCTATGTTAACTGCTTCATCGACTTTGTTGCACATTATTGTGTCTCTTAGTGCCACCGATTGTCAATTAGCCGGCTGAGGAATAGTGCAGCACACAGCCCTCTGTAAAAGCACAACTTTAGTTTTTACACATGTCAACAAATGACATTGAAtgtgttaatcagtgagctCTAGAGGAGCTGGGAGGTGGACCGAGCCGGGCCAGGGGTTTCAattgtttccatgttttcatttgtgctaagctaagctaatggtGCGTTCCATTTGTACTGGGAAGTCGGGAATCAGAGCTCGGAATGACGTCACACCCGAGTTGTTCCAGTAAAACAAGTTCTTGCCAGGTTAgctctgttagctc
This window of the Cottoperca gobio chromosome 7, fCotGob3.1, whole genome shotgun sequence genome carries:
- the LOC115010551 gene encoding 6-phosphofructo-2-kinase/fructose-2,6-bisphosphatase-like isoform X2; translation: MNGAAITQDGTEPQGGVRRSLRFQRPHASVPQFTNSPTMIVMVGLPARGKTYISKKLTRYLNWIGVTTKVFNVGQYRRDATRSYNSFEFFRPDNAEAMKIRKACAIAALKDVCDYFTREQGQVVVFDATNTTLERREVILGFAKENGYKVFFVESICDDPEIIAQNIKQVKLSSPDYKDCDKEEAVADFLKRIECYKLNYIPLDDNKDRSLSYIKIFNVGSRYLVNRVQDHIQSRIVYYLMNIHVTPRSIYLSRHGESELNLVGRIGGDSGLSPRGAKFASALGAYMRGQSISDLKVWTSHMKRTIQTAEALGVPYEQWKALNEIDAGVCEDMTYEEIQENYPEEFALRDQDKYRYRYPKGESYEDLVQRLEPVIMELERQENVLVICHQAVMRCLLAFFLDKTARELPYLKCPLHTVLKLTPVAYGCKVELVFLNVEAVNTHRDKPENVDVDREPAEALETVPDHI
- the LOC115010551 gene encoding 6-phosphofructo-2-kinase/fructose-2,6-bisphosphatase-like isoform X4 encodes the protein MIVMVGLPARGKTYISKKLTRYLNWIGVTTKVFNVGQYRRDATRSYNSFEFFRPDNAEAMKIRKACAIAALKDVCDYFTREQGQVVVFDATNTTLERREVILGFAKENGYKVFFVESICDDPEIIAQNIKQVKLSSPDYKDCDKEEAVADFLKRIECYKLNYIPLDDNKDRSLSYIKIFNVGSRYLVNRVQDHIQSRIVYYLMNIHVTPRSIYLSRHGESELNLVGRIGGDSGLSPRGAKFASALGAYMRGQSISDLKVWTSHMKRTIQTAEALGVPYEQWKALNEIDAGVCEDMTYEEIQENYPEEFALRDQDKYRYRYPKGESYEDLVQRLEPVIMELERQENVLVICHQAVMRCLLAFFLDKTARELPYLKCPLHTVLKLTPVAYGCKVELVFLNVEAVNTHRDKPENVDVDREPAEALETVPDHI
- the LOC115010551 gene encoding 6-phosphofructo-2-kinase/fructose-2,6-bisphosphatase-like isoform X3 — encoded protein: MESKKRVPPVRRVRCQSTASVPQFTNSPTMIVMVGLPARGKTYISKKLTRYLNWIGVTTKVFNVGQYRRDATRSYNSFEFFRPDNAEAMKIRKACAIAALKDVCDYFTREQGQVVVFDATNTTLERREVILGFAKENGYKVFFVESICDDPEIIAQNIKQVKLSSPDYKDCDKEEAVADFLKRIECYKLNYIPLDDNKDRSLSYIKIFNVGSRYLVNRVQDHIQSRIVYYLMNIHVTPRSIYLSRHGESELNLVGRIGGDSGLSPRGAKFASALGAYMRGQSISDLKVWTSHMKRTIQTAEALGVPYEQWKALNEIDAGVCEDMTYEEIQENYPEEFALRDQDKYRYRYPKGESYEDLVQRLEPVIMELERQENVLVICHQAVMRCLLAFFLDKTARELPYLKCPLHTVLKLTPVAYGCKVELVFLNVEAVNTHRDKPENVDVDREPAEALETVPDHI
- the LOC115010551 gene encoding 6-phosphofructo-2-kinase/fructose-2,6-bisphosphatase-like isoform X1, whose amino-acid sequence is MSQTQRTLTQNPLEKTWGPWMKSRLSQRRGSSVPQFTNSPTMIVMVGLPARGKTYISKKLTRYLNWIGVTTKVFNVGQYRRDATRSYNSFEFFRPDNAEAMKIRKACAIAALKDVCDYFTREQGQVVVFDATNTTLERREVILGFAKENGYKVFFVESICDDPEIIAQNIKQVKLSSPDYKDCDKEEAVADFLKRIECYKLNYIPLDDNKDRSLSYIKIFNVGSRYLVNRVQDHIQSRIVYYLMNIHVTPRSIYLSRHGESELNLVGRIGGDSGLSPRGAKFASALGAYMRGQSISDLKVWTSHMKRTIQTAEALGVPYEQWKALNEIDAGVCEDMTYEEIQENYPEEFALRDQDKYRYRYPKGESYEDLVQRLEPVIMELERQENVLVICHQAVMRCLLAFFLDKTARELPYLKCPLHTVLKLTPVAYGCKVELVFLNVEAVNTHRDKPENVDVDREPAEALETVPDHI